One Aegilops tauschii subsp. strangulata cultivar AL8/78 chromosome 7, Aet v6.0, whole genome shotgun sequence genomic window carries:
- the LOC109787060 gene encoding uncharacterized protein, translating to MPRLPPWREVQLVDLLIVIAAQSGLSTTRSPARILKGCLLISVSSLLCQRRPRPPPRSYPPLQQSSSNGSMPAICSMKRLCPTDQHLCQIYWRLTKTSTYMMPTFLRSFPDVESLCITPAEFDQAQPQVLRRSGCSQSKCVVVHQGDPICRSDGQF from the exons ATGCCGCGCCTGCCTCCCTGGCGCGAGGTCCAGCTCGTCGACCTGCTCATCGTCATCGCAGCGCAGTCGGGGCTCTCAACCACCAGGTCTCCGGCGCGTATCCTCAAAGGGTGCTTGCTCATCTCCGTCTCTTCGCTGCTATGCCAGCGACGTCCACGACCCCCTCCCCGCTCATACCCACCCCTCCAGCAGTCCAGCTCCAATGGCAGCATGCCCGCCATCTGCTCGATGAAACGTCTGTGCCCAACCGACCAGCATCTATGCCAAATCTACTGGAGG CTCACAAAGACATCAACATATATGATGCCAACCTTCCTGAGAAGCTTTCCTGATGTTGAGTCGCTGTGTATCACG CCTGCAGAATTTGATCAGGCTCAACCTCAAGTTCTACGAAGATCAGGCTGTTCCCAAAGTAAATGTGTTGTTGTGCATCAGGGCGATCCCATTTG CCGTTCGGATGGCCAATTCTAG